One Tolypothrix bouteillei VB521301 DNA window includes the following coding sequences:
- a CDS encoding COP23 domain-containing protein, translated as MLSQSLKILFFSGLGLSLLLNPSTAFAQSRSGDVVVPVEPGNGSVTPSTGTGSSTTSTSTTSDRGVRFSCRYHNGNYTVMYNPEAFPGEYFPWATPKTLGGGWNAEQRCNEIARRLESYRPDGLVELKSAVENGENTVCVTTDARPSCRIVLTVPRGQDPDVVRNGIFQNLLTADNGNQTTAVNTFTGRGGDLSNIGQIFGVKKPTASSSKAPINLKPFLSPADGGTGTKLSNGVKLPNSQSKPQNGTRLNPNKLR; from the coding sequence ATGTTATCCCAATCTCTAAAGATTTTATTTTTTAGCGGTCTTGGTTTATCTTTGCTCTTAAACCCTTCAACCGCATTTGCCCAATCCCGCAGTGGTGATGTCGTTGTACCAGTAGAACCGGGTAATGGTTCGGTGACACCAAGCACGGGAACGGGTAGTTCAACGACAAGTACATCAACAACTAGCGATCGCGGTGTACGTTTTAGCTGTCGCTACCATAACGGTAATTATACTGTGATGTACAATCCAGAAGCTTTTCCTGGTGAATACTTTCCTTGGGCAACTCCCAAAACTTTAGGCGGCGGTTGGAATGCAGAACAGCGCTGCAACGAAATTGCCAGACGTTTGGAATCTTACCGTCCTGATGGCTTGGTAGAACTTAAGTCAGCAGTAGAGAACGGAGAAAACACTGTTTGTGTGACCACCGATGCTAGACCCAGTTGTCGAATTGTACTGACAGTACCTCGCGGTCAAGATCCCGATGTTGTCCGCAATGGCATCTTCCAGAACCTCCTAACTGCTGATAACGGCAATCAAACGACTGCTGTCAATACCTTCACAGGTCGTGGCGGCGATCTCAGCAATATAGGTCAAATCTTTGGTGTTAAAAAACCTACTGCATCTTCATCAAAAGCACCTATCAATCTAAAGCCTTTCCTCTCTCCTGCTGATGGAGGTACCGGAACTAAACTCAGTAATGGTGTTAAGCTTCCTAACTCACAATCTAAACCTCAAAATGGAACTCGCTTGAATCCTAACAAACTTCGTTAA
- a CDS encoding Spy/CpxP family protein refolding chaperone: MTTASAIQAQFPPSQGQFPGRQGFPANEQGPPEFQELNLSDDQKDKLKEIQEDSRAQIEEILTDEQRNTVQKAVQAGKKPPEAIRSINLSDEQKQKMQEVMESEKQKISEVLTSEQQEKLRNRIEKMQNNRSPRS, from the coding sequence ATGACAACTGCGTCTGCAATACAGGCACAATTCCCCCCAAGCCAAGGACAATTTCCCGGAAGACAAGGTTTTCCCGCCAACGAACAAGGACCGCCAGAGTTTCAAGAGCTTAACCTTAGCGACGACCAAAAGGACAAATTGAAAGAAATTCAAGAAGATTCTCGCGCTCAAATCGAGGAAATTCTAACAGATGAACAACGCAATACCGTACAAAAAGCCGTTCAAGCAGGTAAAAAACCACCAGAAGCAATACGGTCAATAAATTTATCTGACGAGCAAAAACAAAAAATGCAGGAAGTCATGGAATCAGAAAAACAAAAAATCTCTGAAGTTCTGACTAGCGAACAACAAGAAAAACTACGCAATCGTATAGAAAAAATGCAAAATAACCGTTCTCCCAGAAGTTAA